The window TCCGTGGCAGCGGGCCGCAACAAGATATTCGCAGCAATCAGACCAAGGTCCGACGCTGAGATCCTAGGGAACAGCACGTCCACCGGATCGAGAAAGCTTGGTAAGATACCGGACTCTTTGGCTACTGGGATGGCTCGTCCCCATCCCGCTTCTATGTGCTCAGATGATCGTAGAAATACTTTCTTGCCGGGGACTTTGGTGAGTCGCACTTCAAAATCACGGCACATTGTCGGCATCCCAATGTCATCGGTGATATGAGCGCCATAGTCCGAAATTGCAAGCACGCGTTGTGGTCGCGCTTCTTCAAGTGCAGTAGCAATGCTTTCGATAGCTTGTCTCATTTGTTCAGCGGTGTCCTTTAGCTGTGGAGCCGGTGGAACGATGACTTGAACTGTATCTGCATTGCCAATTGCCTCCGCAAGGGCTTTGGGATCCTGCAAGTCGGCTACAGAGATCTCACAGCCAATCTCACGTAGCTTGGCTGCTTTTGATGCATCACGTAGAATTGCTCGAACCGGCTTGCCCGCCTCTCGCAGTGCCTTTGACGTTGCAAAGCCGACTTTGCCGGTGGCCCCAACGATTGCAAACATTTTCAAGGTGGTAAATTGAGTTCCTTGAGGAGATATGGATGTAAGCGTAGGAATGCTCTGTTAAATGAGCAGCtaagaagattgaagacTTGAAGTATTAAATATGTAGACGCGAGGAAGAGTTGTATTTCGTTGCTGTTTTACTTGGCCTTTTAGTTACATGCCGCTACATTGCTCTTGATATCTCAAGTCCCCAGCAACACAACTCATTACGAGTCTCGGTTTTTATAGAATTATCCTAAAGCCGAAGATAAGTTGAAGGCTTGTTGTTCAACTGCCAGCGGATTAGCAATTCAGATGATCTAAATCCGACCGCCGCTGATTTGAGACAAACGTTTCTCCTCGGAGCACAGTGCATAGAAACTCGTGCCGTGAACTACACCTTGAATTTTTCGAGTGGCACCGCACTTGCGCTACCTCCACCACAGCTTTTAGACTGTGTCGTACACCATTACAATCGTACTAATCGAGTTGACTAGGTATGTTTAATAAACAATACAGTATGACCTTAAACTACTTCTCTAGGCACGTCATAATTGCTTGCTTGAGATGGAGCCAAGTTATCCCAtgttggcattggcattgaaATCTGTCAGAAACCTTCATCTTTTCCGCAGACACGACATGATGAGCAGGACAATAAGATgctatttttctcttcatcaatGGTCACAGCATACAAATTTTGACTATTTCTAGGACCCCTGAGCCGTAATGCAGCATGGAAAATACTCCTAGGGAGATATAGGGTTCAGTATGCTTTCTTTTATACTAAAAAGAATGGTGACCAATCAGCAAACCTGAGCTTATTACAACTAAGTAGAGCAAAATTAAAGGCTAGTCTAAAATCAGCGCTCATGTATACGATGGCTTTCTCAATTAGGAATATTTAAGTGCTAACTAGGGCTTCTTTATTAATCTTGAAATGAACAATACAATTATAATCTCACGGTAAGATGGCCTGTGCTCATCTCTCATGCAGCTCTCGTCAACGTTACATTGAAAGCAGCGGCCGAAATCTTAGCCAACTTGCCTCCTTGTCCATAGCTGAATATGAAATCCCCTGTGCTTTTAAAGTCATATGCGGCTCGATCCAATTCAAGCCAGGACTGGCAACTGCCATTTTCCCATACCAATTTTGCGTCCTCTGCTGAGTTTTCCGCAGCAGTGGTGGTATCATAAATAGCGCGCCACGATCTTTGAGTGCTGCCATTTGAGCCTTGAGCAACGAGATTTGTTGGATATAATCGAGCGTTGACATAGGAAGCTTCGGGGATTGAGTCTGGGTTTGCTGAGAGACCGTCAAGGCTGTACAGGTCGGGGTGATGAAGCACATCGAAACCTCGCACGATAaacttctccatcgccagaTTGTTTTCTGCGTCGATATTCAACACGATGGTAGAGTTTGTTGAATGATCAGTAAATGTGCCTTTGAGCGCCTCCAGTGAGGCAGCCTCGGCCCGCCCAGCCTTGTCAACTGCTGGAATGAGCTCTTCGACAATGGCGCTGAAGATTTCGGAAGGCATGTTTTCACTGActtcagcaccagcaatGAGTAGTACAACTGAGATATCGAAATCGGGAACCAGTCCAAAAACAGCATGATAAAGGCCCAAATCGCCACTCTTGGTATACAAGTCGACAATACGGCCATCGGCCGTTAAGTGGTCGCTCCGAAGAATCTCCCAAGGAGCGCCAACGGAATATCCCCACGAAGAAGTGTGGCTACGTGGTTTCATCCACTCTCGAGTGCGTCGTGGGCTGAGAAAGCGGTTGTTAAGGATGCCTTCGGCAAAAGCGATCAGATCCGACGTACTCGAAAACATGCCACCGGCACTAGAAATGGGTTAATACAGCCGTCTATCATAATTTGGGTGGCAacaccgaagaagaagcttcacGTACCTTTCAAAAACACCTAAAGTAACATTCCATGTAGTTTCTCCAACAGGGACAAAGCCATTTTTTGAAAATGATTCTACAAACCCGTTGAATGAAGAGCTGTTCATATTAACAATGTCGAACACATTGTCTTGGATGTTATCTATATAGCTCTTGTTCGTGGCGGCGTCAATCACCATTCCAAGGAGGGCAAAGCCAACGTTAGAATACGAAGGGCTAGTGTATGGTAGATATATCGGCTCTCTCCTTTGTAAGTCTTTGACAAGATCATCTTGTGTGCACGGTGGAGTGCCGGGAAGCCCTGAGCAATTCGGGCCGGTGCCTTGTGGAATAGCTGGTAGACCAATTGTCTGCCACAGAGGGATAGGAAAGATTCCCAAATCAAAAGCCGCTATGTCAAAAATTAGCTTTCTAATAGCAATAttaaagaaaacaagaaatccAAGGAGCTCTTACTATCAGTGGCAAGACCAGAGAGATGAGTCATCAAGGAATCGACAGTTATGTCTTCCCACGGAATGGCCTCGACAGAAGTAGAAGCGGCAGCTTCCTTGAGCTCAGGAATGTATTCAAGCACTGAATCATCCATATGGATGGACTTGGACTGCAAAGCTGCTAATGCAGGAAATATCTTCGACAAGCTTCCCACCCGAAAGATTGTATTGTCATCGATGGATTCAGTG is drawn from Trichoderma atroviride chromosome 7, complete sequence and contains these coding sequences:
- a CDS encoding uncharacterized protein (EggNog:ENOG41), producing MFAIVGATGKVGFATSKALREAGKPVRAILRDASKAAKLREIGCEISVADLQDPKALAEAIGNADTVQVIVPPAPQLKDTAEQMRQAIESIATALEEARPQRVLAISDYGAHITDDIGMPTMCRDFEVRLTKVPGKKVFLRSSEHIEAGWGRAIPVAKESGILPSFLDPVDVLFPRISASDLGLIAANILLRPAATEDVEIIHAEGPRRYSANDAAAALRELLGKTIQAKAVPRAEWKEVMERVMSPTLAELLIKANDAQNKGGMVDVESKDSKVLYGKTELIDALRPLV
- a CDS encoding uncharacterized protein (EggNog:ENOG41~SECRETED:SignalP(1-22)~MEROPS:MER0000459), coding for MKPFVASTTAVAVFPLISSVIASSCPPLGAVLPPPQAPSQNEAVKLASQKLKSAIDSSFSSKLNSSGISIMVKSIHENGPLFSYHFTPPVLSDIGTESIDDNTIFRVGSLSKIFPALAALQSKSIHMDDSVLEYIPELKEAAASTSVEAIPWEDITVDSLMTHLSGLATDTAFDLGIFPIPLWQTIGLPAIPQGTGPNCSGLPGTPPCTQDDLVKDLQRREPIYLPYTSPSYSNVGFALLGMVIDAATNKSYIDNIQDNVFDIVNMNSSSFNGFVESFSKNGFVPVGETTWNVTLGVFESAGGMFSSTSDLIAFAEGILNNRFLSPRRTREWMKPRSHTSSWGYSVGAPWEILRSDHLTADGRIVDLYTKSGDLGLYHAVFGLVPDFDISVVLLIAGAEVSENMPSEIFSAIVEELIPAVDKAGRAEAASLEALKGTFTDHSTNSTIVLNIDAENNLAMEKFIVRGFDVLHHPDLYSLDGLSANPDSIPEASYVNARLYPTNLVAQGSNGSTQRSWRAIYDTTTAAENSAEDAKLVWENGSCQSWLELDRAAYDFKSTGDFIFSYGQGGKLAKISAAAFNVTLTRAA